From the genome of Sediminibacter sp. Hel_I_10:
AACCGTCTTTTCAAGTTGATATTTGGCAATAACAAAGCTTATGAGTGTGCCAGCTAAGCACAGGGACAATAGCCAAAGTAAAAGCGTAAGAGAGCAACTTGAAAATTCAGCAATTAAAATGCCTATGATTAAGCAAATGGTGAGTTTTATAATTGTGAAATTCAGTAACTTCATAACTCTAAGTTACTGAAAAATAAGATGTAATGAGTAAAATTTTCTAGAGTACCCTGCGCGCTTGCACGTAAGCCAAGTACCAATACCGTTCTGAAAGATTTGACGTAATTACGCCTCTACTCGTGGTAGAGTGTATAAATTCTACATGGCCTGGTCTGCTGGAGGTGACGATGCCTACGTGGTTAACACTTCTGCTATTTTTATTAGTAGCAAAAAATAAAAGATCACCTTCTTGAACATCATTAACATCTATCCAATTTCCTTGAGACGAAAGTGCTCCCGTAGTGCGTGGCATTTGGATGTCTTCCTTTAAAAAGGAGGTGTAAATCAAACCTGAGCAATCCATGCCTTTTTTGGTGGTAC
Proteins encoded in this window:
- a CDS encoding C40 family peptidase, producing MRYITLALLLCLSLSSCKSKRGVVTKKTNSSTTVTRPAPISKNTSKTISEIIEHAKSFEGTRYKYGGTTKKGMDCSGLIYTSFLKEDIQMPRTTGALSSQGNWIDVNDVQEGDLLFFATNKNSRSVNHVGIVTSSRPGHVEFIHSTTSRGVITSNLSERYWYLAYVQARRVL